The proteins below are encoded in one region of Acidimicrobiia bacterium:
- a CDS encoding YccF domain-containing protein, translating to MKLIGNILWLLLGGVELAIGYALAGLISFALIFTIPFGVASFRLAGYALWPFGRVLVRKPGAGVGSGLANLVWMLIAGVWLALGHLLAALINAITIIGIPFSVAHLKLAGAALTPFGHEVAPIGSAGVVAEVRQIG from the coding sequence GTGAAACTCATCGGCAACATACTGTGGCTGCTACTCGGCGGTGTGGAGCTTGCCATCGGCTACGCACTGGCCGGTCTCATTTCTTTCGCATTGATCTTCACCATCCCGTTCGGAGTGGCGTCATTCCGTTTGGCCGGATACGCGTTGTGGCCGTTCGGACGGGTGCTGGTCCGCAAACCGGGCGCCGGGGTCGGGTCCGGGCTCGCCAATCTGGTCTGGATGCTGATCGCAGGAGTCTGGCTGGCACTCGGCCACCTTCTCGCCGCGCTCATCAACGCCATAACGATCATTGGAATCCCCTTCTCCGTCGCACATCTGAAGCTGGCAGGTGCCGCCCTGACCCCGTTCGGACACGAGGTGGCGCCGATCGGGTCGGCCGGGGTGGTTGCCGAGGTGAGGCAAATCGGGTGA